Proteins encoded within one genomic window of Deinococcus seoulensis:
- a CDS encoding PIN domain-containing protein — protein sequence MTPKYTALYDANVLYPSLLRNLLMHLAVSGLVAARWTDAIHDEWGRNLLLNRPDLGAPRVQRIRALMEQAVPDAQVTGYEPLIESLSLPDPDDRHVLAAAIHAQADVIITLNLKDFPREHLEPYGVRVMTPDALLLALLAAERLATRDALEGLQNSFRRPPVTWEELTDRLTQAGLVRSITDIFQF from the coding sequence TTGACCCCGAAGTACACGGCGCTGTACGACGCCAATGTCCTGTACCCCTCCCTGCTGCGTAACCTGTTGATGCACTTGGCGGTGTCCGGCCTGGTCGCCGCCCGCTGGACCGACGCCATCCACGACGAGTGGGGCCGGAACCTGCTGCTCAACCGCCCCGACCTCGGGGCGCCGCGAGTCCAGCGGATCCGGGCCCTGATGGAGCAGGCCGTCCCCGACGCGCAGGTCACCGGCTATGAACCGCTGATCGAGAGCCTGTCGCTGCCTGACCCGGATGACCGGCATGTCCTCGCGGCGGCCATTCACGCACAGGCGGACGTGATCATCACGCTCAACCTCAAGGACTTTCCCCGCGAGCACCTGGAACCCTACGGCGTGCGGGTGATGACGCCCGACGCGCTCCTGCTGGCGCTCCTGGCAGCGGAGCGCCTGGCCACCCGGGACGCGCTGGAAGGCCTGCAGAATAGTTTCCGGCGACCACCCGTCACTTGGGAGGAGTTGACCGATCGGCTCACTCAAGCTGGTCTGGTCAGAAGCATAACTGACATCTTTCAGTTTTAA
- a CDS encoding helix-turn-helix domain-containing protein has translation MSVPFIPTPADTQDAQRQLQQLQRTPATGRLAGLLEDLLQQLAAGKAVQVLTLDREISTQQAAELLNVSRPYLVKLIEEGQFPHRKVGPRRRLYLEDVLAYKAGLDAQRQAALQSLADDLQDLESD, from the coding sequence ATGTCCGTTCCCTTCATCCCCACCCCCGCCGACACCCAGGACGCCCAGCGCCAACTCCAGCAACTCCAGCGCACCCCCGCCACCGGCCGCCTCGCGGGTCTCCTCGAAGATCTCCTTCAGCAACTCGCCGCCGGTAAGGCCGTTCAGGTGCTGACCCTCGACCGGGAGATCAGCACCCAGCAGGCCGCCGAACTCCTGAACGTCAGCCGCCCCTACCTGGTGAAGCTCATCGAGGAAGGCCAGTTCCCCCACCGCAAGGTCGGCCCCCGCCGCCGGCTGTACCTCGAAGACGTCCTCGCCTACAAAGCTGGCCTCGACGCCCAGCGTCAGGCGGCCCTTCAGTCCCTGGCCGACGACCTGCAGGACCTGGAGTCGGATTGA
- a CDS encoding tyrosine-type recombinase/integrase, translated as MTFALDVLRTTTFDRAKTWSDLSPEERKRRAVLAIRDQEADILWSLTEAYLTLHGSSGTAISPRTLKAYRWAVNRYLTYAGAQAVNLLRASSSDGVRFVRTVEAEGLSASSTRVQLAGVRLFYAALRWADATQAAPFNDVKPVREKTAAWDKRSPYTHDEVQALLEHADERMQALILLCAHGGLRISEALAVKGADINLDGRELTVRHGKGGKQRRVVIGETLIRALNCLPEQSGSLIGGSYPAAVERLRRLCLRAGIAYRGYHALRHYAGTRLTKEGASLDDVARHLGHAVLETARIYAKWSDDSLRRRVGQW; from the coding sequence ATGACCTTCGCCCTCGACGTCCTTCGAACCACTACCTTCGACCGGGCCAAGACGTGGAGTGACCTCAGTCCCGAAGAGAGGAAGAGGCGGGCCGTCCTCGCCATCCGGGATCAGGAAGCAGACATCCTCTGGTCTCTGACCGAGGCCTACCTCACCCTGCACGGATCCAGCGGCACCGCGATCAGCCCCCGCACCCTCAAGGCCTACCGCTGGGCGGTCAACCGCTACCTGACCTATGCCGGTGCACAGGCCGTCAATCTCCTGCGGGCCAGTTCCAGTGACGGCGTCCGCTTCGTACGCACTGTCGAGGCAGAAGGACTCAGTGCGTCCAGCACCCGCGTGCAACTCGCCGGCGTCCGCCTCTTCTACGCGGCGTTGCGGTGGGCCGACGCCACCCAGGCCGCCCCGTTCAACGACGTCAAACCTGTGCGGGAGAAAACAGCTGCGTGGGACAAGCGCAGCCCCTACACCCACGACGAGGTGCAGGCCCTCCTGGAGCACGCCGACGAGCGGATGCAGGCCCTGATCCTGCTGTGCGCCCACGGCGGTCTCAGAATCAGTGAAGCGCTGGCCGTCAAAGGCGCGGACATCAACCTGGACGGGCGCGAACTCACGGTGCGGCACGGAAAAGGCGGCAAACAGCGACGAGTCGTCATCGGAGAAACCCTGATTCGGGCGCTGAACTGCCTCCCCGAACAGTCGGGCTCGCTGATCGGGGGCAGTTATCCCGCCGCCGTCGAGCGACTGCGTCGCCTCTGTCTGCGGGCGGGCATTGCTTATAGGGGCTATCACGCCCTGAGGCATTACGCCGGCACCCGCCTGACGAAAGAAGGTGCGTCACTTGACGACGTTGCCCGTCACCTCGGACACGCCGTACTAGAAACTGCCCGCATCTACGCCAAATGGAGTGACGACAGTCTGCGTAGACGAGTCGGTCAGTGGTGA